A stretch of the Osmerus eperlanus chromosome 10, fOsmEpe2.1, whole genome shotgun sequence genome encodes the following:
- the bbox1 gene encoding gamma-butyrobetaine dioxygenase, which yields MVLKLAVTSHLLSDTVGFAFQHFRSPSVSQICLPVSASVSDTWKYRFKMWTTMLSRCTFPAVLKRSSSVLACQAIRAAGRPLQAIATKTSRSTLRQVRGQQTQATPIPTAQVVRQVKTLEEERLVEIEWEDGGQSFYPFTWMRDNCQCPLCTLQSAQARSLLLSKLDIHTGVDSVQVSDTNKVCIVWPDQHTSEFDPEWLKKRCFSPAIRQVMQEELFLNERVYWDSKLQIPTANFEEVLHDDKAALAWLIALRKVGIVYMKGAPVKQGQVARLSERIGYLRLTFYGHTWQVKDKPMANNVAYTSGKLSLHTDYPALHNPPGVQFLHCLNQACKGGESEVVDGFHMAELLRREDPEAFSTLTSHRVDFTDTGADYCDFKVQSKNRIIDVDNEERVVRINYNNATRDSVLDLPLHQVQPFYRALKAYVELMIRPDNLVTYMMEPGDLVTFDNWRLLHGRRSYISHTDALRHLEGAYLDWDEVMSRLRILRKSVHGNY from the exons CTTTCGTAGTCCCTCAGTATCTCAA ATTTGCCTACCTGTCAGTGCCTCAGTGTCTGACACTTGGAAGTACCGCTTCAAGATGTGGACAACCATGCTATCTCGATGCACCTTTCCAGCAGTTTTGAAAAGAAGCAGCTCTGTTTTGGCTTGCCAGGCCATTAGAGCTGCTGGCAGGCCATTGCAGGCAATAGCCACCAAAACATCTCGCTCAACACTGAGGCAAGTTCGTGGACAGCAGACGCAGGCCACCCCTATCCCCACAGCTCAGGTAGTCAGGCAGGTCAAAACTTTGGAAGAAGAGAGGTTAGTAGAAATAGAGTGGGAAGATGGGGGGCAAAGCTTCTACCCATTCACCTGGATGCGGGACAATTGCCAGTGTCCACTTTGCACCCTGCAGTCTGCACAGGCCCGTAGTCTGCTGCTCTCCAAACTGGACATTCACACTGGAGTGGACAGTGTCCAGGTCTCTGATACCAATAAG GTGTGCATAGTATGGCCCGACCAGCACACCAGCGAGTTTGATCCAGAGTGGCTGAAGAAGAGGTGCTTCTCTCCTGCTATCAGACAAGTAATGCAGGAAGAGCTCTTCCTCAATG AGCGTGTTTACTGGGACTCCAAGCTGCAGATCCCCACAGCCAATTTTGAGGAGGTTCTCCATGATGACAAAGCGGCTCTGGCTTGGCTGATAGCACTACGCAAAGTTGGCATAGTCTACATGAAGGGGGCGCCAGTGAAGCAAGGCCAGGTTGCCAGACTGAGTGAAAGGATTGGCTATCTCAGACTGACTTTCTATGG GCACACGTGGCAGGTCAAGGACAAACCTATGGCCAACAACGTTGCCTACACCTCTGGGAAACTCAGTCTCCACACAGATTACCCAGCACTGCATAACCCACCTGGG GTGCAGTTCCTGCACTGCCTGAACCAGGCTTGCAAAGGAGGGGAAAGTGAAGTGGTAGATGGTTTCCACATGGCTGAACTTCTGCGGAGAGAAGACCCAGAAGCCTTTAGTACCCTCACTTCCCACAGAGTGGACTTCACAGACACAGGGGCTGACTACTGTGACTTCAAGGTGCAGTCCAAGAACCGCATCATTGA TGTGGACAATGAGGAACGGGTCGTAAGGATTAACTACAACAATGCCACAAGAGACTCTGTGTTGGATCTCCCCTTGCATCAGGTCCAGCCCTTCTACCGTGCTCTCAAGGCCTATGTGGAACTCATGATCCGACCTGATAACCTAGTTACCTACATGATGGAACCTG GGGACTTGGTCACCTTTGATAACTGGCGCCTTCTACATGGGCGAAGAAGCTACATAAGCCATACAGACGCATTGAGACACTTGGAGGGAGCCTACCTGGACTGGGATGAGGTCATGTCACGCTTACGGATACTTCGCAAGTCTGTCCACGGAAACTATTAG